A section of the Bacteroidia bacterium genome encodes:
- a CDS encoding cob(I)yrinic acid a,c-diamide adenosyltransferase, which translates to MKIYTKKGDTGTTSLIGGTRVPKNHLRVECYGTIDELNSWFGVLRDQNTILKESELIQKIQNQLFNIGSCLAAGPEKNKMHLPDLDSFLIEELENSIDTWEESLPALKNFILPGGCLAASYAHIARCVCRRAERLCVSLAEIAEISPIILPFLNRLSDWLFVYSRILNHRSGGQEILWQPNK; encoded by the coding sequence ATGAAAATATATACTAAAAAAGGAGATACCGGAACTACGTCATTGATTGGCGGAACCAGAGTACCTAAAAATCATCTGCGAGTAGAATGTTACGGAACTATTGATGAGTTAAATTCTTGGTTTGGGGTCTTGAGAGATCAAAATACCATTCTAAAAGAAAGCGAGTTGATACAAAAAATTCAAAATCAATTGTTTAACATTGGTTCTTGCTTGGCTGCTGGTCCTGAAAAAAACAAAATGCACTTACCGGATTTAGATAGTTTTCTGATTGAAGAGTTAGAAAACTCGATAGATACATGGGAGGAGAGTTTGCCGGCATTGAAGAACTTTATCTTGCCGGGAGGATGCTTGGCCGCATCTTACGCACATATAGCGAGGTGCGTTTGCCGTAGGGCGGAACGATTGTGTGTTAGTTTAGCTGAAATAGCCGAAATCTCCCCCATTATTTTGCCCTTCTTAAACCGGCTCTCAGACTGGCTTTTTGTATATTCTCGTATTCTGAATCACCGCTCCGGTGGCCAAGAAATCCTTTGGCAACCTAATAAGTAG
- a CDS encoding DUF4296 domain-containing protein: MRTLFLTLIISTLLFISCKQEKQPPIPPEKIRIVLQEMLIAQQGYELSGLEATVKEQKIAAAYTQILKNAQIPKDQFEAALTYYYAHPELLEQIYTKMTEELQILQSQQ; encoded by the coding sequence ATGCGTACACTGTTCTTGACCCTGATTATCAGTACGTTATTATTCATCTCTTGTAAACAAGAAAAACAACCTCCAATACCTCCCGAGAAAATCCGTATAGTTCTGCAAGAAATGCTCATTGCCCAGCAAGGTTATGAGCTAAGCGGCTTAGAAGCCACTGTTAAAGAACAAAAAATAGCCGCAGCATACACCCAAATATTGAAAAATGCACAAATTCCCAAAGACCAATTTGAAGCTGCACTAACTTATTATTACGCCCACCCAGAATTGTTAGAGCAGATATATACCAAAATGACCGAAGAACTACAAATCTTACAGAGCCAGCAATAA
- a CDS encoding cytidine deaminase yields the protein MKLIQQNALFEEFEHSDELPLDEQGLLIAAWDAANYAYAPYSEFQVGCAILLTNGEIIIGSNQENIAFPSTMCAERSALFATSAQGKTELIAKMAIRVHYRKKLYDNPITPCGACRQVMADYEKRAKRNIIVLMQGETGKILRTTGIAQNLLPFSFSF from the coding sequence ATGAAGCTAATACAGCAAAATGCTCTGTTTGAAGAGTTTGAGCATTCGGATGAACTCCCGCTTGATGAACAAGGTCTTTTAATAGCCGCTTGGGATGCAGCTAATTACGCATACGCACCCTATTCAGAATTTCAGGTAGGATGCGCAATTCTGCTAACTAACGGAGAGATAATAATAGGCTCTAATCAAGAGAACATAGCATTTCCTTCAACAATGTGTGCAGAGCGCAGCGCATTATTCGCAACAAGCGCACAGGGAAAAACAGAACTTATCGCAAAAATGGCTATTCGAGTGCATTATCGAAAAAAACTGTATGATAATCCCATAACCCCTTGTGGCGCGTGCCGGCAAGTTATGGCAGACTACGAAAAAAGAGCAAAACGAAATATCATCGTATTAATGCAAGGTGAAACCGGAAAAATACTGCGCACAACCGGAATAGCCCAAAACCTATTGCCATTCAGCTTCTCTTTTTAG
- a CDS encoding NAD(P)-dependent oxidoreductase — protein MSLRGKTIFVTGGSRGIGLAIAKKAALDGANIVIAAKTADPNPKLPGTIYTAAQEIEEAGGKALPLVVDIRFEDQVQTAVEKTLETFGKIDILINNASAISLTPTLQTPLKKYDLMNQINARGTYLCSYTCLPHLLKSESPHILNLSPPLNMDPKWFANHVAYTMAKYGMSMCVLGMAEEFRGKVAINALWPKTAIATAAVQNLLGGDEIVKRSRIPEIMADAAYWILNQPTATTGNFFIDEEILKNQGMTESELQKYAVQPGMELIPDFFV, from the coding sequence ATGAGTTTAAGAGGAAAAACGATATTTGTAACCGGTGGTTCCCGCGGAATAGGTTTAGCAATTGCCAAAAAAGCAGCCTTAGATGGCGCTAACATAGTAATTGCTGCGAAAACAGCAGACCCTAATCCAAAACTACCCGGAACCATTTACACAGCTGCCCAAGAAATAGAAGAAGCCGGCGGAAAAGCACTACCACTTGTCGTAGATATTCGCTTTGAAGACCAAGTGCAAACAGCCGTAGAAAAAACACTTGAAACATTCGGTAAAATAGATATTTTAATCAACAACGCGAGTGCTATCAGCCTAACCCCAACCCTACAAACGCCGCTAAAAAAGTATGACCTGATGAACCAAATCAATGCTCGCGGAACATACCTATGTAGCTACACTTGCCTGCCTCACCTGCTTAAAAGCGAATCTCCCCATATTTTAAACTTATCTCCACCGCTTAACATGGACCCTAAGTGGTTTGCCAACCACGTAGCCTACACAATGGCTAAATACGGAATGAGTATGTGTGTCTTAGGCATGGCAGAAGAATTTCGCGGAAAAGTTGCTATCAATGCGCTTTGGCCTAAAACAGCAATAGCTACCGCAGCAGTCCAAAATCTACTGGGCGGAGACGAAATCGTAAAAAGAAGCAGAATCCCTGAAATTATGGCTGACGCAGCCTACTGGATTTTAAACCAACCCACTGCTACAACCGGTAACTTCTTTATTGATGAAGAAATCCTGAAAAATCAAGGAATGACCGAATCCGAACTTCAAAAATATGCAGTTCAGCCCGGAATGGAGCTAATCCCAGACTTTTTTGTATAA
- a CDS encoding geranylgeranylglycerol-phosphate geranylgeranyltransferase: protein MKRRLQNPLQDLYWLFWLSRPVNVLISILIYITCAWIASYHSFQFIQQYLFWAQGVVLILITASGYWINDIFDYKIDRINRPKRTIVSVHLSPKKVWTFYNLVCGLIIGISLQFPWKFQVLDGFALIALYAYAYVFKRKNAIGNLLISLLSALVVISAAMLAHFTKTLIWLAVFAFWTTLIREITKDVEDIPGDVSANLETLPIQLGIAGTVSVLKYAYVILLVLCNLPFILSHYDWQYLVLSLIFVQIPIIFVFRKLTKSVKNTDFSAQSRLLKWIMVSGLLSFIVHDIFFLIAN, encoded by the coding sequence GTGAAACGCCGGTTACAGAATCCTCTCCAAGATTTATACTGGCTCTTTTGGCTTAGCCGCCCGGTAAATGTATTAATCAGCATCCTGATTTATATTACCTGCGCTTGGATAGCCAGCTATCATAGCTTCCAGTTCATCCAACAATACCTTTTTTGGGCACAGGGAGTTGTGTTGATATTGATTACGGCTTCCGGCTATTGGATAAACGATATTTTTGATTATAAAATAGATAGAATTAACAGACCGAAGCGAACTATTGTTAGTGTACATCTTTCCCCCAAAAAAGTTTGGACATTTTACAACCTTGTGTGCGGGTTAATCATTGGAATTAGCCTTCAGTTTCCTTGGAAATTTCAAGTCTTAGACGGCTTCGCGTTGATTGCTTTATATGCTTATGCATACGTATTTAAGCGTAAAAATGCTATTGGTAATTTGTTAATCAGCCTACTATCAGCCTTAGTAGTTATTAGCGCCGCAATGCTGGCTCACTTTACCAAAACACTGATATGGCTGGCCGTATTTGCTTTTTGGACAACCCTCATTCGGGAGATTACTAAAGACGTAGAAGATATTCCGGGAGATGTAAGTGCTAATTTAGAAACATTGCCAATACAATTAGGTATTGCCGGAACAGTTTCTGTGCTAAAATATGCTTACGTTATATTATTGGTTTTGTGCAACTTACCATTTATTTTATCGCATTACGACTGGCAATATCTGGTTTTATCCTTGATATTTGTACAAATTCCGATAATATTCGTTTTTAGAAAACTTACAAAATCTGTTAAAAACACCGACTTTAGTGCTCAGAGTAGATTACTCAAATGGATTATGGTTTCAGGATTACTGTCATTTATAGTACACGATATATTTTTTTTAATCGCTAACTAA
- a CDS encoding gliding motility-associated C-terminal domain-containing protein, which produces MKRKHCWTIFLLWVFALSGFAQDTLLFQGWEGLSYLRVNGQKSYLSDTGLMGFQQYNNRTSAFQNVWARNGIFGINECQDSVFKTANGVDTILPVTPANYRGFSGVHIITNRYTAENQRIAAYHAGCDSLLGCDSLNNAETSVGLYSPAIDVRGYTHLKASFWYKCAGDFNHDYGLFRYSLATNILPPLPDSADTTAPDSIWKTMIPDGHTPDSSSIEPGQLSENLTWKKISYSFPNSFDHTQNLSLAFWWINDNDGTAHFPGLITDDLVLQGFEFRTLNPSTLTFCQGATIDLPFRCSGGLFTSGNIFYVQLSDINGSFSHPDTIGVLNSLSCGTILAKLPISKPSGSGYKLRVVATTPQTVSLEMPGVLTISETPALTISTNGILCSEDQPVLKPSIQQAQTYQWFRDGLPISNADTLKVTVPGVYHLRVTLNNCTIQSNTITVANSPIVTFRINQDTFCVGGAPYQLTGGLPLGGKYYGPGVTNGGMFIPFNAGVGIHALLYRYTNNQNCTAENIVTIWVLPLPSASVLADSGTTACAGNTKTLRLSNNNFDAVLWSNGETTPTITVTQNGTYSAQLVSNLGCNANTDSVTITFTPRDTAQAPSIDSITLRVTNTAQFIYGRTNGGHKIFIYRNNERIGEAIIGFEGDWSFELPINLQPGDYFYAKGSSDTNCDGLVTEVDALSPSSNVVYVVPDDNVAIPSGFSPNGDNINDTWEVFTPQQAARFPNTSVTVVNRWGTVVFKSDNYNNNWDGGGLPDGVYFYTIDIKQLNRIFKGSLTILR; this is translated from the coding sequence ATGAAACGGAAACATTGTTGGACTATATTCCTGCTATGGGTGTTCGCGCTCAGTGGCTTTGCGCAGGATACGTTGCTTTTCCAAGGTTGGGAAGGTCTTAGTTATCTTAGAGTTAATGGCCAGAAATCTTATTTATCAGATACAGGATTGATGGGCTTTCAGCAATACAACAACCGGACCTCAGCCTTTCAAAATGTGTGGGCAAGAAATGGGATTTTCGGCATCAATGAATGTCAAGATTCTGTTTTTAAAACTGCCAATGGAGTGGATACAATCCTTCCGGTAACTCCGGCAAATTATCGTGGTTTTTCAGGAGTTCATATTATAACGAATAGATATACTGCTGAAAATCAGCGTATTGCTGCTTATCACGCTGGCTGTGATTCATTACTTGGCTGTGATTCTCTGAATAATGCAGAAACTTCAGTTGGTTTATATTCTCCTGCTATTGACGTGCGAGGCTATACTCACCTAAAAGCCAGCTTTTGGTATAAATGTGCCGGAGATTTTAATCACGATTATGGCTTGTTTCGTTACTCTTTAGCCACCAACATCCTCCCTCCTTTGCCGGATTCCGCTGATACCACCGCTCCAGATTCAATCTGGAAAACCATGATACCGGATGGCCATACACCAGATTCATCTTCAATAGAACCGGGGCAGCTATCTGAAAATTTAACTTGGAAAAAAATCTCTTATTCTTTCCCAAATTCTTTTGACCATACACAAAATCTTAGCTTAGCTTTTTGGTGGATAAATGATAATGATGGAACGGCACATTTTCCCGGCCTAATTACAGATGACCTTGTGTTACAAGGATTTGAATTTAGAACACTTAACCCCAGTACATTGACATTTTGTCAGGGAGCTACTATAGACTTACCATTTCGCTGTAGTGGAGGTTTATTTACTTCAGGAAATATTTTTTATGTTCAACTCTCGGATATTAATGGAAGTTTTTCGCATCCGGACACTATAGGTGTCTTAAATTCACTGAGTTGCGGAACTATTTTGGCTAAATTACCAATCAGTAAGCCTTCTGGTTCTGGCTATAAATTGCGGGTTGTAGCAACTACTCCACAAACAGTTTCTTTAGAAATGCCGGGAGTTCTGACCATATCAGAAACCCCTGCCTTAACAATTTCTACTAATGGAATACTTTGTTCGGAAGATCAGCCGGTTTTAAAGCCCTCTATCCAGCAGGCACAGACATACCAGTGGTTCCGTGATGGATTACCCATTAGTAATGCAGATACCTTAAAGGTTACTGTGCCGGGAGTGTATCATCTACGAGTAACGTTAAATAACTGCACAATACAAAGTAATACCATAACGGTTGCTAATTCTCCGATTGTAACCTTCCGGATCAATCAAGATACTTTCTGTGTTGGAGGCGCACCCTACCAACTTACAGGCGGTTTACCGCTTGGAGGCAAATATTACGGACCCGGAGTTACAAACGGTGGTATGTTTATCCCCTTTAACGCCGGTGTAGGAATCCACGCCTTGCTATATCGCTATACCAATAATCAAAACTGTACAGCCGAAAATATCGTAACAATATGGGTGTTACCTCTTCCAAGCGCCTCTGTATTAGCAGACTCAGGAACAACTGCTTGCGCAGGAAATACCAAAACTTTAAGACTATCAAACAACAATTTTGATGCAGTTTTGTGGTCAAATGGAGAAACAACTCCTACTATTACAGTTACACAAAACGGAACTTACTCAGCCCAACTCGTTAGTAATTTAGGTTGCAATGCCAATACAGATTCAGTAACGATTACCTTTACCCCCCGAGATACTGCTCAAGCCCCCAGTATAGATTCAATTACATTGAGAGTAACAAATACTGCGCAGTTTATTTATGGACGGACAAACGGCGGTCATAAAATTTTTATTTACAGAAATAATGAACGCATCGGAGAGGCCATAATCGGCTTTGAGGGTGATTGGTCTTTTGAACTTCCCATAAATCTACAACCCGGAGATTATTTCTATGCAAAAGGTTCTTCAGATACAAACTGTGACGGCCTTGTTACCGAAGTGGATGCTTTGTCGCCTTCTTCCAATGTAGTTTATGTAGTTCCCGATGATAATGTTGCTATTCCCAGCGGCTTTTCACCGAATGGAGACAATATTAATGATACTTGGGAGGTTTTTACCCCCCAACAAGCTGCCCGTTTTCCAAATACCTCCGTTACAGTAGTAAATCGCTGGGGAACGGTTGTTTTTAAATCAGATAACTACAACAATAATTGGGACGGAGGCGGATTACCTGATGGAGTATATTTTTACACAATTGATATTAAGCAACTTAACCGGATATTTAAAGGTTCACTAACGATTTTGAGATGA
- a CDS encoding four helix bundle protein produces MERKPPKTFEDLIVWQRAHQLTQEIIRWVEKNNPVFADEIEKTALLIATGVIEGYKRKERTQKIKSLENTSVHIDCLRYLIILSKDLGVPDTESLFELIDEVARLAHSYTKALYIAQNNTIAC; encoded by the coding sequence ATGGAACGGAAACCACCTAAAACCTTTGAAGACTTAATCGTATGGCAACGTGCACACCAGCTAACCCAAGAAATAATTCGCTGGGTAGAGAAAAATAATCCCGTATTCGCCGACGAAATCGAAAAAACAGCTCTCCTAATAGCCACCGGAGTGATAGAAGGCTATAAGAGAAAAGAACGAACACAAAAAATTAAATCCCTCGAAAACACATCTGTTCATATAGATTGTTTACGCTACCTAATAATCTTATCCAAAGACTTAGGGGTTCCTGATACAGAGTCTCTATTTGAACTGATAGACGAAGTCGCCCGCTTAGCCCACAGCTACACAAAAGCCTTGTATATCGCACAAAATAACACAATAGCTTGCTAA
- a CDS encoding type IX secretion system membrane protein PorP/SprF has translation MKRSLFLCCLMGFFIAAYGQQESHYTQYMFNRLVLNPAFTGVTGGTSLTALYRAQWVGFEGAPRTYNVSGHTSLGDYRGGIGLFAIGDKIGPFSKTTVGLNYAYRFALCSGQNPLYLSFGIQGAVLNFLYDRDQVSSRVGSDPALQPPNNINTWKPDFGAGIFLHGTKGYVGISAAHIVPVKLTDNAKLVPQIWLLGGYDIDISDQVALTPSAQLRYAPEAPVQLDASLTAMFANVFWAGINYRLQSAVGFLAGVQPLPSLRIGYAYDWSYSPKAFNFGASHEIFLSYTFRNNATPIRRANGGSIHPRYF, from the coding sequence ATGAAAAGGAGTTTGTTTTTATGCTGTTTAATGGGTTTTTTTATAGCTGCTTACGGGCAGCAGGAGAGTCATTATACGCAATATATGTTTAACCGGTTAGTGTTGAATCCGGCTTTTACCGGCGTAACTGGTGGCACGTCTCTCACGGCTTTGTATAGGGCACAGTGGGTTGGCTTTGAGGGAGCACCACGTACTTACAACGTAAGTGGGCACACCTCATTAGGAGATTATCGGGGAGGTATTGGCCTATTTGCTATCGGAGATAAAATAGGCCCATTTTCCAAAACTACCGTAGGTCTGAATTATGCTTATCGTTTTGCGTTATGTAGTGGCCAAAATCCGCTATATCTTTCTTTTGGCATACAAGGTGCTGTATTAAACTTTTTATATGACAGAGATCAAGTCAGTAGTAGAGTAGGAAGCGACCCTGCCCTGCAACCCCCTAACAACATCAATACATGGAAACCGGATTTTGGTGCCGGTATATTTTTACATGGAACAAAAGGTTATGTAGGTATCTCAGCAGCCCACATTGTTCCGGTAAAACTTACTGATAATGCTAAACTTGTGCCCCAAATATGGCTCTTAGGTGGTTATGACATAGATATTTCAGACCAAGTAGCACTAACCCCCAGCGCACAACTTCGTTACGCCCCCGAAGCCCCCGTACAATTAGACGCTTCCTTGACAGCAATGTTTGCAAACGTTTTTTGGGCAGGAATTAACTATCGGCTACAAAGTGCAGTAGGATTTTTAGCGGGAGTCCAACCGCTTCCCTCCCTTAGAATCGGTTATGCCTACGATTGGTCATATAGCCCCAAAGCATTCAATTTTGGAGCATCTCACGAAATATTCCTCTCATACACATTTCGGAATAACGCTACCCCTATCCGCAGAGCTAATGGAGGTTCCATACATCCCAGATATTTTTAA
- a CDS encoding S8 family serine peptidase, whose translation MKNHLIFWFNLFGIQFWTIWLLCYLGGVFVYAQDLSCEYRKGLLRAYWTAEVDTTQEIFQDRILNLQNNLQGAKIYSKYPNHLIPENKSLANLTRLVEIQLIDTIPIPVALQHCLKSRLFEWVEPAYVYHSFWNPNDSLFSSQDALARIQMPAAWDITTGDSNQVIALVDLGFQLTHPDLLGKFNINPLEVIDGLDNDQDGFIDNVLGWDFGDSDGDVSYGNGNINIHHGTWVAGIAGATTNNGIGIAGVAPNAKLLPIKVCSDQSPAVSFGYEGIIYAADHGATVINASWGGPCNSEFGKIAVRYATQNKGCVVVAAAGNDNARKANYPAAYPEVISVASVDGSDIRCASSAYHPTIDLTAPGNIATTQYPSTYRFHGCATSYAAPIVSGVAALLRSRYPSESNEQITARIINTTDNTNALNAGFLNQLGSGRLNALQALQNQGIGTAIQGIMLSPRQPMIGDTITISFQLKNLFTTLNQVAIKLTPEISGYLSALNDSIFVGNMLAGQQVSVSGFQFIVLPSCPINARLYCFAKIISGSFSQQIPIEIMANTSYADLQGLGLNVSIDRRGKFGYPDFPPDFSVGKGLQLRNLCSSIYEGGALFRTFPNNVANNIRNDFYLLDNDLNYTQQPQFVAPTLGNTALQVGFDDLFAPIPANIQISQEWIAFSDSTLFGTGLVIMRIQNANTTNLDSQYVGLFADWDVGDFYNQNRANYDPACRLAYAYPYDTTRFPLWVGMVSLDDSLPANCYSEESSSSFNFSRQDKNTAISSGLNHTSVGLSGTGTDIYQFLSVGPFSLLANATRKIAFGFVSGKSFAELQQNCTKLHHLYQCYSFKAEWTLSDTIINILDTLKAVSNTNASSFLWDFGDGTTSSGNQAQHIYNQSGNYLLRLIANSGNCQDTLERHITILPTTATSVTQHQVIQVITKPENLVFKGLSQGTSVTIVSPHGKIIYQGNVDKDELQIQLPSGIYGYVAIFPNNLIAKTGKVFIPFLR comes from the coding sequence ATGAAAAATCACCTCATCTTTTGGTTTAACCTTTTTGGGATTCAGTTTTGGACTATCTGGTTGCTCTGCTATCTGGGAGGAGTATTTGTCTATGCACAAGATTTATCCTGCGAGTATCGTAAGGGATTGCTCCGTGCCTACTGGACTGCTGAAGTAGATACAACACAAGAAATTTTTCAAGATAGAATTCTGAACCTACAAAATAACCTTCAAGGAGCAAAAATCTATTCTAAATATCCTAACCATTTAATACCGGAGAATAAATCCTTAGCTAACCTAACTCGGTTGGTTGAAATTCAATTGATAGACACTATTCCCATTCCGGTGGCATTACAACATTGTTTGAAATCAAGATTGTTTGAATGGGTTGAGCCGGCTTATGTGTATCATTCTTTTTGGAATCCTAATGATAGTTTATTTTCTTCTCAGGATGCTTTGGCTCGTATTCAGATGCCTGCCGCATGGGATATTACCACCGGTGATTCTAACCAAGTTATAGCATTGGTAGATTTAGGTTTTCAATTAACGCATCCTGATTTATTGGGTAAATTCAACATAAATCCCTTAGAAGTGATAGATGGTTTGGATAACGACCAAGATGGCTTTATTGATAACGTATTAGGTTGGGATTTTGGGGATAGCGATGGGGATGTTTCCTATGGAAATGGCAATATCAACATACATCACGGAACGTGGGTAGCCGGTATTGCCGGAGCTACAACGAATAACGGAATTGGTATTGCCGGAGTAGCACCGAATGCTAAACTTTTGCCGATAAAAGTTTGTAGCGATCAAAGCCCTGCCGTTAGCTTTGGCTATGAAGGTATAATTTACGCTGCTGACCATGGAGCAACGGTTATAAATGCTTCATGGGGAGGGCCTTGCAATAGTGAATTTGGTAAAATAGCAGTGCGCTATGCTACCCAAAATAAAGGCTGCGTTGTAGTAGCAGCAGCCGGAAATGACAACGCCCGAAAAGCGAATTATCCCGCTGCATATCCAGAGGTAATATCCGTTGCCTCTGTGGACGGCTCTGACATCCGCTGCGCTTCTTCTGCATATCATCCCACAATAGACTTAACCGCACCAGGAAATATTGCCACAACACAGTATCCAAGTACCTATCGCTTTCACGGCTGTGCAACGTCTTATGCAGCTCCAATAGTTTCCGGCGTAGCCGCTTTACTCAGATCCCGCTATCCAAGTGAATCTAACGAACAAATAACAGCCAGAATCATCAACACTACCGATAATACGAATGCCCTAAATGCAGGTTTCTTAAACCAGTTAGGCAGTGGACGACTAAATGCGTTACAAGCCCTTCAAAATCAGGGAATAGGAACTGCTATACAAGGAATAATGCTTTCGCCTCGCCAACCAATGATAGGAGATACCATTACAATTTCTTTTCAACTAAAAAATCTATTTACAACTTTAAATCAGGTAGCGATAAAACTAACGCCGGAAATTTCCGGCTACTTATCTGCATTAAATGATTCTATTTTTGTGGGAAATATGCTTGCCGGTCAGCAAGTATCAGTTTCCGGATTTCAGTTTATAGTTTTGCCAAGTTGCCCGATAAACGCCCGATTGTATTGCTTTGCGAAAATTATTTCAGGTAGTTTTTCGCAGCAAATTCCCATAGAAATAATGGCAAATACCTCTTACGCTGACCTACAGGGGCTTGGTCTTAATGTTTCTATTGATAGACGGGGTAAATTTGGATATCCTGACTTCCCGCCGGATTTTTCCGTAGGTAAAGGATTACAACTTAGAAACTTGTGCAGCTCGATTTATGAAGGAGGGGCTTTGTTTAGAACATTCCCAAATAATGTCGCAAACAATATTCGGAATGATTTCTATTTGTTAGACAACGATTTAAACTACACGCAGCAGCCACAATTTGTTGCTCCAACGTTGGGAAATACTGCTTTACAAGTAGGCTTTGATGATTTATTTGCACCTATTCCTGCAAACATTCAGATATCTCAAGAGTGGATTGCGTTTTCGGATAGCACTCTATTTGGAACAGGATTGGTAATTATGCGGATTCAGAATGCCAACACCACGAATTTAGACAGCCAGTATGTTGGGCTTTTTGCAGATTGGGATGTAGGAGATTTTTACAATCAAAACCGAGCAAATTATGACCCAGCTTGCCGGCTTGCCTATGCTTATCCATACGATACTACCCGTTTTCCACTTTGGGTGGGAATGGTCTCTTTAGATGACTCATTGCCGGCAAATTGCTATTCTGAGGAAAGCTCATCGTCATTTAATTTTTCGCGACAGGATAAAAATACCGCAATTTCAAGCGGATTAAATCATACCTCAGTTGGTCTAAGTGGTACAGGAACAGATATTTACCAATTTTTATCTGTTGGGCCATTTAGCCTATTGGCAAATGCTACCCGCAAAATCGCCTTTGGGTTCGTTAGCGGAAAATCATTTGCAGAATTGCAGCAAAACTGCACAAAACTGCATCATCTGTATCAATGTTACTCTTTTAAAGCTGAGTGGACCCTTTCTGATACTATAATAAACATTTTAGATACCTTAAAAGCTGTTTCTAACACAAACGCATCTTCTTTTCTGTGGGATTTTGGAGATGGCACAACAAGTTCGGGAAATCAGGCACAACACATTTACAATCAATCAGGTAATTATCTATTGCGCCTAATAGCAAATTCAGGAAACTGCCAAGATACATTAGAACGCCATATTACAATTTTGCCAACAACGGCTACAAGCGTAACCCAACATCAAGTTATTCAGGTGATAACTAAGCCGGAAAACTTGGTTTTTAAAGGACTTTCGCAGGGAACATCCGTTACAATCGTAAGCCCACATGGAAAAATTATTTATCAAGGTAATGTAGATAAAGATGAGTTGCAAATACAACTACCTTCGGGGATTTATGGCTATGTAGCCATTTTCCCTAATAACCTGATAGCCAAAACTGGAAAGGTATTTATTCCGTTCCTAAGATAA